Proteins encoded together in one Janthinobacterium tructae window:
- a CDS encoding NYN domain-containing protein encodes MTSNAKLAVLIDADNAQASIIKELLTEVSTFGTASVKRAYGDWTTPNLKGWKETLHLMAIQPIQQFSYTTGKNSTDSSLIIDAMDLLHSEKLDGFCLVSSDSDFTRLATRIRESGLAVYGFGERKTPPAFVAACDKFVYTEILRPVTLPPLAGKQQKTLHALAPVSLDADTQEVLRKAIIAAARDDGFASLGGVGSLIVKNNPAFDPRHYGCQKLSELVRRLPFVEVKEVQSEKNPAMHLYIKLK; translated from the coding sequence ATGACAAGTAATGCCAAGCTGGCAGTCTTGATCGACGCAGACAATGCGCAAGCGTCGATTATCAAGGAATTGCTGACTGAGGTATCCACCTTTGGTACCGCATCGGTGAAGCGTGCCTATGGAGACTGGACCACGCCCAATTTGAAAGGCTGGAAGGAAACCCTGCATTTGATGGCCATTCAGCCGATCCAGCAATTCAGCTATACGACAGGGAAAAATTCAACCGATTCATCGTTGATCATCGACGCCATGGATTTGCTGCACTCTGAAAAGCTGGACGGCTTTTGCCTGGTATCGTCCGACAGTGATTTCACGCGCCTTGCAACACGGATTCGCGAATCAGGACTGGCCGTGTACGGCTTTGGTGAAAGAAAGACGCCGCCGGCCTTCGTTGCCGCCTGCGACAAATTTGTTTATACGGAGATTTTGCGGCCGGTAACACTGCCTCCATTGGCGGGAAAACAACAAAAAACGTTGCATGCGCTGGCGCCTGTCTCCCTCGACGCAGATACGCAGGAAGTGCTGCGCAAGGCCATCATCGCCGCAGCGCGTGACGACGGTTTTGCGTCCTTGGGTGGCGTTGGTAGTCTGATCGTAAAGAATAATCCGGCCTTCGATCCGCGCCACTATGGCTGCCAGAAATTGAGCGAACTGGTGCGTCGTCTTCCTTTCGTTGAAGTCAAAGAAGTTCAAAGTGAAAAGAATCCTGCCATGCATCTGTACATCAAATTGAAATAG
- a CDS encoding D-serine ammonia-lyase, which yields MLPTPAITALCEKFPLITELMALQPLSWFNPRIAPAAEALQDVGLTAADVADASARLARFAPYLARAFPETQASGGIIESPVVPLPAMQATLGMTSGQLWLKQDSHLPISGSIKARGGIYEVLKHAEMLALDAGLLKQGDDYSLLASDAVRAFFGQYAIAVGSTGNLGLSIGIMSARLGFRATVHMSADARQWKKDKLRSHGVTVVEYATDYSVAVEAGRRQAENDPTCHFVDDENSHDLFLGYAVAGQRLQAQFEAAGVAVDEEHPLFVYLPCGVGGGPGGVAFGLKLAFGDAVHCVFVEPTHSPCMLLGVHTGLHEGISVQEIGIDNLTAADGLAVGRPSGFVGRAMQRLIDGYATVTDEELYRLLALLEQTQGMRLEPSALAGFAGIPAVLAAPQYQQHLDTATHLVWGTGGSMVPKQEMAAYVARGRAQLKAGAD from the coding sequence ATGCTGCCCACTCCCGCCATCACCGCGCTGTGCGAAAAATTTCCCCTGATTACAGAATTGATGGCCTTGCAGCCCTTGAGCTGGTTCAATCCCCGCATCGCGCCAGCGGCCGAGGCCTTGCAGGACGTGGGCTTGACGGCGGCCGACGTGGCGGACGCCAGCGCGCGCCTGGCGCGCTTCGCGCCCTACCTGGCCAGGGCGTTTCCGGAAACGCAGGCCAGCGGCGGCATCATCGAGTCACCCGTCGTGCCGCTGCCGGCCATGCAGGCAACGTTGGGCATGACGAGCGGTCAGCTGTGGCTCAAGCAGGATAGCCATTTGCCCATTTCCGGCTCGATCAAGGCGCGCGGCGGCATCTATGAAGTGCTGAAACATGCGGAAATGCTGGCGCTGGACGCCGGCTTGCTGAAGCAGGGCGACGATTACAGCCTGCTGGCCAGTGATGCCGTGCGCGCGTTTTTCGGCCAGTATGCGATCGCCGTCGGTTCCACGGGCAATCTGGGCTTGTCGATCGGCATCATGAGCGCGCGCCTGGGCTTTCGCGCCACCGTGCACATGTCGGCTGACGCGCGGCAATGGAAGAAGGATAAATTGCGCAGCCACGGCGTCACCGTCGTCGAATACGCGACCGACTACAGCGTGGCCGTGGAAGCGGGGCGCAGGCAGGCGGAGAATGATCCGACTTGCCACTTCGTCGACGATGAAAACTCGCACGATCTGTTTCTCGGCTACGCGGTGGCGGGCCAGCGCCTGCAAGCCCAGTTCGAAGCGGCCGGTGTCGCGGTGGACGAGGAGCACCCGCTGTTCGTGTACCTGCCGTGCGGCGTCGGTGGCGGCCCCGGCGGCGTGGCCTTCGGCTTGAAACTGGCCTTTGGCGATGCCGTTCACTGCGTGTTCGTCGAACCGACCCATTCGCCGTGCATGCTGCTGGGCGTGCACACGGGCTTGCACGAGGGCATCAGCGTGCAGGAGATCGGCATCGACAACCTCACGGCCGCCGATGGCCTGGCCGTGGGCCGCCCGTCCGGCTTTGTGGGGCGCGCCATGCAGCGGCTGATCGACGGCTACGCCACCGTCACGGATGAAGAACTGTACCGCTTGCTGGCGCTGCTTGAGCAAACGCAAGGCATGCGCCTGGAACCGTCCGCCTTGGCCGGTTTCGCGGGCATTCCTGCCGTGCTGGCCGCGCCGCAATATCAGCAGCATCTCGATACCGCCACGCACCTGGTGTGGGGCACGGGCGGCAGCATGGTGCCGAAGCAAGAAATGGCCGCTTATGTGGCGCGTGGCCGCGCGCAGCTGAAGGCCGGAGCCGATTGA